The region CAGTAAAGAACGGGAGCACCGCGTGGATCGGGATCGATATTTGTATCCAGGTGGGAAAAGTATCTCTTCCCTGCGATGAAGTCCGGAATTCCATCGCCATCCACATCCGCAAAGCCGGTTCCGTGCAACTCCGTGAAGACCACGCCGCCGGCGCTCTTTGCGGGCGAATCATTCATGATCATGTGTTCCACAAAGGAGATCGCGCCGTTCGCATCCCGCTTCTGCTCAAACCAGGCCAGCCCGTACCCGTGGGCGTCCAGTGAGGTCACCACATCGTTGTGGCCATCTCCGTTGACGTCATATACGGCCATCACGCTTCCGCCCAGAATGCCGCGCGTGTACTGCGAGAACGCTACTGGGTGATACTTCCAGAGACTCGTTCCCGCGTCTTTCGCAGGCTGCTGCCACCATCCATAGGCATTCAGGATGTCCATCCTCCCATCCCCGTCGATGTCTCCCACTCCAATTCCATGTGCGGCGGCGTATCCCTTTTCCGAGATCGTGTGTATCTGCCATGGGCCGGTAGGGTTCTTGGGGTCAGGCTTGGCGTAGCGCACGGTTCCTTCACCCGCATAGACCAGCTCCGGCTTGCCGTCACCGTCTACATCCCGCAGTACCGCAATCTCACTCTGGTTCGTCTTGACGACGACGTACTTATCCCACCTGCGATGCTCCTTGCCGGGATTGACATAGAGTTGAGCACCCGGTCCTCCGCCGTACTGAACGCTCAGGACATCCGGCCAGCCATCGCCTGTAAAATCCGCAGCAAACTGAAGAGTTCCGTCGCTGGCAAACTCCGTCGTCGGATTCGAGGCCTGCGCCATGTAGAACTCACTCGACGTCATATAGTCCGGGCCATAGTAGATGTATGGGCCGGAAACAATATCGAGCTTGCCATCGCGATTGAAATCTGCCGCAGCCTCTGTCCATGAGTAGTAGAAGTCGCTGAGACGCTGCTTGCGAAACCGTGAGGAAACCTTCTCTGGCTCCCTCGTCTTCAGATTCAAGTCCCGAAGGCCGACATGGCGAAAGGTGACTGATGTCTTTGGCCCGACATACAAAGCCACCGGGCCATATCCTTCCTCATCGACCGCCCCGGACTCACGCCCATTGTTCAGAAAAGACCGGATGATATTTGCGTCGACGAAGATCTCAACATCATTCCACTCCCCTGCTCGCAGCGTGCTATCCGGCGGCGTTATGGGAAGGTCCGCTGGACGGACGATCTGCATCGGCATTCTTGGCCGCTCAGGCCGTTGGGCTGGAGCGACCCTGTAAAGGCCGCTTCCTTTGGGTAGAGGTGTCTGCTCCTTGATGGTTCCCGCCGGATCGATCACGACGTGAAATAAAGTCGGGTTCGAGTCATGAAATGAGACATAATCACCTGCCAGTGAGCCGTCACTCTGCTTTTTTGTCCGAAAGAGCACTCCCGTCTCGCACGACTGTTCACATCGGAACTCCATATAGAAATCCGAGTCCTGGAACGAGTGATTCAGTACGAGCAATCCGCCAGTTTCGTTGCCTTTGCCCGTGATCCCCTGATCCGCAATGTTCCAGTCAGCCTTACCCAGGACCGACCAATCCTGTCGGCTGGCCGTAGCAATACTGGTGTCGGGATGGAAAGACGGACCTGATCCCAAACATGGCGCAACGACCACACTGAAAAAGCTCAAAACCACCCCAAGATGCTTTCGATTCATATCCCACCTGTCTTTGACGGATTCATGGAACGATCTTCGATTACTCTCTGACAAACGCCGCCGACCTTCGACCGACATTTTCAGTTGCGAATAAAGACATTTCATTTGCGCATTGA is a window of Edaphobacter sp. 12200R-103 DNA encoding:
- a CDS encoding VCBS repeat-containing protein; this translates as MNRKHLGVVLSFFSVVVAPCLGSGPSFHPDTSIATASRQDWSVLGKADWNIADQGITGKGNETGGLLVLNHSFQDSDFYMEFRCEQSCETGVLFRTKKQSDGSLAGDYVSFHDSNPTLFHVVIDPAGTIKEQTPLPKGSGLYRVAPAQRPERPRMPMQIVRPADLPITPPDSTLRAGEWNDVEIFVDANIIRSFLNNGRESGAVDEEGYGPVALYVGPKTSVTFRHVGLRDLNLKTREPEKVSSRFRKQRLSDFYYSWTEAAADFNRDGKLDIVSGPYIYYGPDYMTSSEFYMAQASNPTTEFASDGTLQFAADFTGDGWPDVLSVQYGGGPGAQLYVNPGKEHRRWDKYVVVKTNQSEIAVLRDVDGDGKPELVYAGEGTVRYAKPDPKNPTGPWQIHTISEKGYAAAHGIGVGDIDGDGRMDILNAYGWWQQPAKDAGTSLWKYHPVAFSQYTRGILGGSVMAVYDVNGDGHNDVVTSLDAHGYGLAWFEQKRDANGAISFVEHMIMNDSPAKSAGGVVFTELHGTGFADVDGDGIPDFIAGKRYFSHLDTNIDPDPRGAPVLYWYKTVRDPKAEGGAKFVPELMDNHVGAGSDILATDLNHDGAVDIVTSTRFGTFIYWGKGKQTSHAENR